One Obesumbacterium proteus DNA window includes the following coding sequences:
- the dacB gene encoding serine-type D-Ala-D-Ala carboxypeptidase, with translation MQFSRIISGLACALAFSTQAAPVQDYTQYLPDGANLALLVQKIGSPTPAIDFHGQQMALPASTQKVITALAALLQLGPDYRFSTTMETRGSISDGKLKGDLIVRFGGDPTLRRQHIRNMVTALKKQGINEITGDILIDTSVFASHDKAPGWPWNDMTQCFSAPPAAAIVDRNCFSISLYSAPKAGDTAFIRVASYYPVHMFSEVRTLAKGSPDAQYCELDVVPGELNRFTVTGCLTQRSEPLPLAFAVQDGASYAGAIVKDELRQSEIQIDGNLRRQTTPNTAATILAQTQSAPLSSLLHTMLKKSDNMIADTVFRTIGHERLGVPGTWRAGADSVRQILRQKAGINLGNTILVDGSGLSRHNLISPATMMQVLQYIAQNDQQLNIISMLPLAGHDGTLQYRGGLHEAGVDGKVSAKTGSLQGVYNLAGFITTASGQRMAFVQYLSGYAVPPQDQKIRRAPLVRFESRLYRDIYQNN, from the coding sequence ATGCAATTTTCACGAATTATCAGTGGATTGGCTTGTGCCTTAGCTTTTAGTACTCAAGCTGCGCCCGTCCAAGATTACACCCAATATTTGCCAGATGGCGCTAACTTAGCCCTTTTGGTTCAAAAAATAGGCTCACCGACCCCTGCCATTGATTTTCATGGGCAGCAAATGGCGTTGCCTGCTAGTACGCAAAAAGTCATCACTGCACTAGCGGCACTGCTTCAGCTCGGGCCTGACTATCGTTTTTCAACCACCATGGAAACCCGTGGTTCTATTAGCGACGGAAAACTGAAAGGCGACTTAATCGTTCGCTTTGGCGGTGACCCAACGCTGCGGCGCCAGCATATCCGCAATATGGTAACGGCGCTGAAAAAACAGGGCATCAATGAAATTACGGGGGATATTTTGATCGATACCTCCGTGTTTGCCAGCCATGACAAAGCTCCCGGATGGCCATGGAATGACATGACCCAGTGCTTTAGTGCGCCGCCTGCGGCAGCGATTGTCGATCGCAACTGTTTCTCGATTTCACTTTATAGCGCGCCGAAAGCTGGTGATACCGCGTTTATCCGCGTCGCGTCGTATTATCCCGTACATATGTTTAGCGAAGTGCGCACCTTGGCCAAAGGCTCGCCTGACGCGCAATACTGCGAGCTGGACGTTGTTCCGGGAGAGCTAAACCGCTTTACCGTTACGGGCTGCCTGACTCAGCGTTCTGAGCCACTACCGCTGGCATTTGCCGTCCAAGATGGCGCGAGCTACGCCGGTGCTATTGTAAAAGATGAACTTCGTCAGTCTGAAATTCAAATTGATGGCAACCTGCGCCGCCAAACAACGCCTAACACCGCTGCGACTATTTTGGCTCAGACCCAATCAGCCCCGCTGAGCAGCTTGCTGCATACGATGCTGAAAAAATCTGACAACATGATTGCCGATACCGTCTTCCGCACTATCGGCCATGAACGCTTAGGCGTTCCGGGCACATGGCGGGCAGGCGCTGACTCTGTGCGACAGATCCTGCGCCAAAAAGCAGGGATCAACTTGGGCAATACGATTTTGGTCGATGGCTCTGGTTTGTCTCGCCACAATCTGATTTCACCCGCCACCATGATGCAAGTTCTGCAATACATTGCGCAAAACGATCAGCAACTGAACATTATCTCAATGCTGCCTTTGGCAGGTCACGACGGAACCTTACAGTACCGCGGCGGTCTTCATGAGGCAGGGGTCGATGGGAAAGTCTCAGCGAAAACCGGCTCTCTGCAAGGGGTATATAATTTAGCTGGCTTTATTACGACGGCAAGCGGTCAGCGAATGGCATTCGTACAATATCTTTCGGGTTATGCTGTTCCACCACAGGATCAAAAAATCCGCCGTGCACCGCTGGTTCGCTTTGAAAGTCGGCTTTATCGAGATATATACCAAAACAATTAG
- the rplU gene encoding 50S ribosomal protein L21 translates to MYAVFQSGGKQHRVSEGQTIRLEKLDIATGETVEFDQILMVANGEDIKIGVPFVSGGKVKAEIVAHGRGEKVTIVKFRRRKHHRKQQGHRQWFTDVKITGISA, encoded by the coding sequence ATGTACGCGGTTTTCCAAAGTGGTGGTAAACAACACCGAGTAAGCGAAGGTCAGACTATTCGCCTGGAAAAGCTGGACATCGCAACTGGTGAAACTGTTGAGTTTGACCAGATCCTGATGGTCGCCAATGGCGAAGACATCAAGATTGGCGTTCCATTTGTTTCTGGTGGCAAAGTTAAGGCTGAAATCGTTGCTCACGGTCGTGGCGAGAAAGTAACTATCGTTAAGTTCCGTCGTCGTAAGCATCATCGTAAGCAGCAGGGTCACCGTCAGTGGTTCACTGATGTTAAGATCACTGGTATCAGCGCTTAA
- the rpmA gene encoding 50S ribosomal protein L27 yields MAHKKAGGSTRNGRDSEAKRLGVKRFGGEAVLAGSIIVRQRGTKFHAGNNVGCGRDHTLFALADGKVKFEVKGPKNRKFISIVAE; encoded by the coding sequence ATGGCACATAAAAAGGCTGGCGGCTCGACTCGTAACGGTCGCGATTCAGAAGCTAAACGTCTGGGCGTAAAACGCTTTGGCGGCGAAGCAGTATTGGCAGGTAGCATCATCGTTCGTCAACGTGGTACTAAATTCCACGCTGGCAACAACGTAGGTTGCGGCCGTGACCACACTCTGTTTGCTTTGGCTGACGGTAAAGTCAAGTTCGAAGTTAAAGGCCCGAAAAACCGTAAGTTCATCAGCATCGTTGCTGAATAA
- the greA gene encoding transcription elongation factor GreA, with translation MNQIPMTLRGAEKLREELEYLKGTRRPQIIADIADAREHGDLKENAEYHAAREQQGFCEGRIQEIEAKLSNANVIDVTKIPNTGRVIFGCTVSVENLDTEDKLTYSIVGDDEADFKHNRISVNSPIARGLIGKEQGDIVVIKTPGGEVEFEILKVEYI, from the coding sequence ATGAACCAGATTCCTATGACGTTGCGTGGCGCAGAAAAACTGCGTGAAGAGTTAGAGTATTTGAAAGGTACTCGTCGTCCGCAAATCATTGCCGACATCGCCGATGCGCGCGAGCATGGTGACTTGAAAGAGAACGCCGAATACCACGCAGCTCGTGAACAGCAAGGTTTCTGTGAAGGCCGCATTCAGGAAATCGAAGCGAAGCTTTCAAACGCTAACGTGATTGATGTTACTAAAATCCCAAATACTGGCCGTGTGATTTTTGGTTGTACGGTGAGCGTTGAGAATCTCGACACTGAAGATAAGCTGACTTATTCGATTGTTGGCGATGATGAGGCTGATTTTAAACATAACCGCATCTCGGTGAACTCACCGATTGCACGCGGCCTTATCGGTAAAGAGCAAGGGGATATTGTGGTGATCAAAACCCCTGGCGGTGAAGTTGAATTCGAAATTCTGAAGGTCGAATACATCTGA
- the folP gene encoding dihydropteroate synthase, with protein sequence MQLKAQGLTLDLTYPQVMGILNVTPDSFSDGGKHNGLDAALRHAEAMISAGATIIDVGGESTRPGAAEVSTEEELERVVPIVELIARYFDVWISVDTSKAEVITASAQAGATLINDIRSLSEPGALEAAAQSGLPVCLMHMQGDPKTMQHKPVYTDVVAEVDSYLTSQIERCTAAGIDKSRLLIDPGFGFGKNLEHNYQLLAHLAHFHHFGLPLLVGMSRKSMIGQLLKVGPTQRVTGSVACAVIAAMQGAHIIRVHDVKETVEAMRVVEATLSAKG encoded by the coding sequence ATGCAGCTGAAAGCGCAAGGGTTAACTCTGGACCTGACTTATCCTCAAGTGATGGGGATTCTGAATGTCACGCCGGATTCATTTTCCGACGGCGGTAAACATAATGGATTGGATGCCGCTTTACGCCATGCAGAAGCGATGATCAGCGCAGGGGCAACCATCATTGACGTTGGCGGTGAATCGACTCGCCCCGGTGCCGCAGAAGTGAGCACCGAAGAAGAACTTGAACGCGTGGTACCTATCGTTGAGCTGATTGCTCGCTATTTCGACGTTTGGATTTCGGTGGATACGTCTAAAGCTGAAGTGATTACCGCTAGCGCTCAGGCGGGTGCAACGTTGATCAATGATATTCGTTCTCTGAGTGAGCCCGGCGCGTTAGAAGCGGCAGCACAATCGGGTTTGCCGGTATGCTTGATGCATATGCAGGGCGATCCAAAAACCATGCAGCACAAACCTGTGTATACCGACGTGGTTGCCGAGGTAGATAGCTATCTGACATCACAAATTGAACGATGCACCGCGGCTGGCATCGATAAAAGCCGCTTATTGATTGATCCCGGTTTTGGTTTTGGCAAGAATCTGGAGCATAATTACCAACTTCTGGCTCACCTAGCGCATTTCCATCATTTTGGTCTACCGCTTCTGGTCGGTATGTCTCGTAAATCAATGATTGGTCAGCTTCTGAAAGTTGGTCCGACACAACGCGTGACGGGAAGTGTGGCATGTGCAGTGATTGCCGCAATGCAAGGAGCCCATATTATTCGGGTTCATGATGTTAAAGAGACAGTTGAGGCGATGCGTGTCGTCGAAGCTACACTTTCAGCGAAGGGATAA
- the cgtA gene encoding Obg family GTPase CgtA yields MKFVDEAAIHIEAGDGGNGCVSFRREKYIPRGGPDGGDGGDGGDVYLLADENLNTLIDYRFEKSFRAERGQNGQSRDCTGKRGNDITVKVPVGTRVVDLDTGEVLGDMTRHGQKLMVGKGGWHGLGNTRFKSSVNRAPRQKTMGTKGDKRDLKLELLLLADVGMLGLPNAGKSTFIRAVSAAKPKVADYPFTTLVPSLGVVRMDHEKSFVVADIPGLIEGASEGAGLGIRFLKHLERCRVLLHLIDLAPIDESDPIENAKVIINELGQYSEKLSQKPRWLVFNKIDILDPEEAKQRAQAIADALGWEDKHYLISAANREGVNALCWDVMHFLDTQPRDAEVEEEKEKAKKAEFMWDDYHREQLEQAEAEADEDWDDDWDEDDDEGVEIIYQK; encoded by the coding sequence ATGAAATTTGTAGATGAAGCAGCGATTCACATCGAAGCCGGTGATGGCGGCAATGGCTGCGTCAGCTTCCGTCGTGAAAAATATATTCCGCGTGGCGGCCCAGACGGCGGCGATGGCGGTGACGGCGGCGATGTTTATCTGCTGGCCGATGAAAACCTGAATACCCTGATTGACTATCGTTTTGAAAAGTCTTTCCGTGCAGAACGTGGTCAGAACGGCCAAAGCCGTGACTGTACTGGTAAGCGTGGTAATGATATTACGGTCAAAGTTCCAGTCGGAACGCGCGTTGTCGATTTAGATACCGGTGAAGTCCTTGGCGATATGACTCGTCACGGTCAGAAGCTGATGGTCGGTAAAGGCGGTTGGCATGGACTGGGTAACACCCGTTTCAAATCATCCGTAAACCGTGCTCCACGTCAAAAGACGATGGGGACCAAAGGCGACAAGCGCGATCTGAAATTAGAACTGTTGTTGCTGGCCGATGTGGGCATGCTGGGCTTGCCGAATGCGGGTAAATCCACGTTCATTCGCGCCGTTTCTGCTGCAAAACCGAAAGTTGCTGACTATCCATTTACCACGCTGGTTCCAAGCCTTGGCGTTGTGCGTATGGACCACGAAAAAAGCTTTGTGGTTGCGGATATCCCTGGTCTGATTGAAGGTGCCTCTGAAGGCGCTGGTTTGGGGATCCGATTCCTCAAGCATTTGGAACGTTGCCGCGTGCTGTTGCACCTGATTGACTTAGCACCTATCGATGAAAGTGATCCTATCGAGAATGCGAAAGTGATCATCAACGAGCTGGGCCAATACAGCGAAAAACTGTCCCAAAAGCCACGCTGGTTAGTTTTCAACAAGATCGACATCCTTGATCCTGAAGAAGCCAAACAACGCGCACAGGCGATTGCAGACGCTCTGGGCTGGGAAGACAAGCACTATCTGATTTCTGCGGCTAACCGCGAAGGCGTTAACGCGCTGTGCTGGGATGTTATGCACTTCCTGGATACACAGCCACGTGACGCTGAAGTGGAAGAAGAGAAAGAAAAAGCCAAGAAAGCCGAGTTCATGTGGGATGACTATCATCGCGAACAGTTGGAACAGGCTGAAGCCGAAGCCGACGAAGACTGGGATGATGATTGGGATGAAGATGACGACGAAGGCGTCGAAATCATTTATCAGAAGTAA
- the ispB gene encoding octaprenyl diphosphate synthase, with protein MNLEQITELTAQDMADVNATILQQLNSEVSLINQLGYYIISGGGKRIRPMIAVLSARALNYEGNKHITVAALIEFIHTATLLHDDVVDESDMRRGKATANAAFGNAASVLVGDFIYTRSFQMMTSLQSLRVLELMSEATNVIAEGEVLQLMNVNDPNITEENYMRVIYSKTARLFEAAAQSSAILAGATHEQEIALQDYGRYLGTAFQLIDDLLDYDADGKTLGKNTGDDLNEGKPTLPLLHAMKHGSPERSAMIRKAIEEGNGRHLLEPVLETMHEVGSLTYTRQRAEEEADKAILALQVLPESSHKDALIGLANMAVDRKF; from the coding sequence ATGAACCTAGAACAAATTACTGAGTTAACCGCGCAGGACATGGCGGATGTAAACGCAACAATTCTTCAGCAACTAAACTCTGAAGTTAGTCTAATCAACCAGTTAGGCTACTACATTATTAGCGGTGGAGGTAAACGGATTCGCCCGATGATCGCCGTATTGTCGGCTAGAGCATTAAATTACGAAGGGAATAAACACATCACCGTTGCGGCGTTAATTGAATTTATTCATACCGCGACCCTGCTGCACGACGACGTGGTCGATGAATCCGACATGAGACGTGGCAAAGCTACGGCAAATGCGGCTTTCGGCAATGCTGCCAGTGTTTTGGTTGGTGATTTTATCTATACCCGCTCGTTCCAGATGATGACAAGCCTACAGTCTTTACGCGTTTTGGAGCTGATGTCCGAAGCAACTAACGTTATTGCTGAAGGTGAAGTTTTACAGTTGATGAACGTTAACGATCCGAACATTACTGAAGAAAACTACATGCGCGTTATCTACAGCAAAACGGCGCGTTTATTTGAAGCAGCGGCGCAATCTTCGGCGATCCTTGCTGGAGCCACGCACGAACAGGAAATCGCCTTGCAAGACTATGGGCGCTATCTTGGCACCGCATTCCAGTTGATCGACGATCTGTTGGATTACGATGCAGACGGGAAAACACTGGGTAAGAATACTGGTGATGACCTAAACGAAGGTAAACCAACATTGCCTCTGCTACATGCAATGAAGCATGGCTCACCTGAGCGTTCTGCGATGATTCGTAAAGCCATCGAAGAAGGCAATGGACGCCATTTGCTTGAGCCTGTGCTGGAAACAATGCATGAGGTGGGTTCACTCACGTACACCCGCCAACGAGCAGAAGAAGAAGCTGATAAAGCGATATTAGCGCTACAAGTATTGCCAGAATCAAGCCACAAAGATGCACTGATTGGACTCGCTAATATGGCAGTAGATAGAAAATTCTAA
- the rlmE gene encoding 23S rRNA (uridine(2552)-2'-O)-methyltransferase RlmE — protein sequence MGKKRSASSNRWMHEHFSDKYVIQAQKKGLRSRAWFKLDEIQSTDKLFKPGMTVVDLGAAPGGWSQYVVTQIGNSGRVIACDILPMDPIVGVDFLQGDFRDELVLKALTERVGEDKVQVVMSDMAPNMSGTPSVDIPRSMYLVELALEMAKDVLAPGGSFLVKVFQGEGFDEYLTQIRSLFTKVKIRKPDASRARSREVYIVATGRKL from the coding sequence ATGGGTAAAAAACGTTCCGCCAGCTCAAACCGCTGGATGCACGAACACTTTAGTGACAAATATGTAATTCAGGCGCAGAAAAAGGGACTTCGTTCTCGTGCTTGGTTTAAACTTGATGAAATACAAAGCACTGACAAACTGTTTAAACCAGGGATGACCGTTGTCGACTTGGGTGCTGCGCCGGGAGGGTGGTCACAGTATGTGGTCACACAAATCGGAAACAGCGGGCGAGTGATTGCCTGCGATATTCTGCCTATGGATCCTATCGTTGGTGTCGATTTCCTTCAGGGCGATTTTCGTGATGAATTAGTTCTCAAAGCGCTGACCGAACGCGTAGGCGAGGATAAAGTACAGGTTGTGATGTCAGATATGGCTCCCAACATGAGTGGCACGCCGTCGGTAGATATTCCACGCTCAATGTATCTGGTTGAATTAGCGCTGGAAATGGCCAAGGATGTTTTAGCCCCTGGCGGTAGTTTTTTGGTGAAAGTGTTCCAGGGAGAGGGCTTTGACGAGTACCTTACGCAGATCCGCTCCCTGTTTACGAAGGTTAAGATTCGTAAGCCTGATGCATCCCGAGCACGTTCGCGGGAAGTATACATCGTAGCGACAGGGCGGAAACTATAG
- the ftsH gene encoding ATP-dependent zinc metalloprotease FtsH — MAKNLILWLVIAVVLMSVFQSFGPSESNSRRVDYSTFLTEVNQDQVREVRINGREINVTKKDSGKYTTYIPVNDPKLLDSLLTKNVKVVGEPPEEPSLLASIFISWFPMLLLIGVWIFFMRQMQGGGGKGAMSFGKSKARMLTEDQIKTTFADVAGCDEAKEEVAELVEYLRDPSRFQKLGGKIPKGILMVGPPGTGKTLLAKAIAGEAKVPFFTISGSDFVEMFVGVGASRVRDMFEQAKKAAPCIIFIDEIDAVGRQRGAGLGGGHDEREQTLNQMLVEMDGFEGNEGIIVIAATNRPDVLDPALLRPGRFDRQVVVGLPDVRGREQILKVHMRRVPLATDIDASVIARGTPGFSGADLANLVNEAALFAARTNKRVVSMVEFEKAKDKIMMGAERRSMVMTEEQKESTAYHEAGHAIIGRLVPEHDPVHKVTIIPRGRALGVTFFLPQGDAISYSRQKLESMISVAYGGRLAEELIYGVENVSTGASQDIKQATTIARNMVTQWGFSEKLGPLLYAEEEGEVFLGRSVSKTKHMSDETARIIDQEVKALIERNYARTRQLLEDNMDIMHAMKDALMKYETIDAPQVDDLMARREVRPPAGWEEEQNNRSDNGGAPQAPVNKPAEEQLNTPSSDDNITTGNTGEK, encoded by the coding sequence ATGGCGAAAAACCTAATCCTCTGGCTGGTCATCGCAGTAGTGCTGATGTCTGTGTTCCAGAGCTTTGGGCCCAGCGAATCGAACAGCCGTAGGGTGGATTACTCTACGTTCCTAACTGAGGTTAATCAGGATCAGGTACGTGAGGTCCGTATTAATGGACGTGAAATTAACGTAACCAAGAAAGATAGCGGTAAATACACGACCTACATTCCTGTTAACGATCCTAAGCTGCTGGATTCTCTGTTAACGAAGAATGTAAAAGTGGTTGGTGAACCGCCGGAAGAGCCAAGCTTGCTGGCTTCAATCTTCATTTCTTGGTTCCCAATGCTATTGCTTATTGGGGTTTGGATCTTCTTTATGCGTCAGATGCAGGGCGGCGGTGGCAAAGGTGCCATGTCGTTCGGTAAGAGCAAGGCTCGCATGCTGACCGAAGATCAGATCAAAACCACTTTTGCTGACGTCGCCGGTTGTGACGAAGCAAAAGAAGAAGTTGCTGAATTAGTGGAATACCTGCGTGACCCAAGCCGTTTCCAGAAACTGGGCGGTAAGATCCCGAAAGGCATCTTGATGGTTGGTCCTCCAGGTACCGGTAAAACCTTGCTGGCGAAAGCCATTGCGGGTGAAGCTAAAGTTCCGTTCTTTACTATTTCCGGTTCTGACTTTGTTGAGATGTTTGTCGGTGTGGGTGCATCCCGCGTTCGTGACATGTTTGAACAGGCGAAGAAAGCGGCTCCATGTATCATCTTCATCGATGAAATTGACGCCGTAGGCCGTCAACGTGGTGCAGGTTTGGGCGGTGGTCACGATGAACGTGAACAAACCCTGAACCAGATGCTGGTTGAGATGGATGGTTTTGAAGGCAACGAAGGTATTATCGTTATTGCCGCAACTAACCGCCCAGACGTACTGGACCCTGCGTTACTGCGTCCAGGTCGTTTCGACCGTCAGGTTGTGGTTGGTTTGCCAGATGTGCGTGGTCGTGAGCAGATCCTGAAAGTTCATATGCGTCGCGTGCCATTGGCAACAGACATTGATGCATCTGTTATTGCACGTGGTACTCCGGGCTTCTCCGGTGCTGATTTGGCTAACTTAGTCAACGAAGCGGCCTTGTTTGCTGCCCGTACTAACAAACGCGTTGTATCGATGGTTGAGTTTGAAAAAGCCAAAGATAAGATCATGATGGGCGCAGAGCGCCGTTCTATGGTCATGACCGAAGAGCAGAAAGAATCTACCGCGTATCATGAAGCAGGCCATGCGATCATCGGTCGTCTGGTTCCTGAACATGACCCGGTACACAAAGTCACGATTATTCCGCGCGGTCGTGCGTTAGGTGTGACCTTCTTCCTGCCACAGGGCGATGCTATCAGCTACAGCCGTCAGAAACTGGAAAGTATGATTTCCGTTGCTTACGGTGGTCGTTTGGCTGAGGAACTGATTTACGGCGTTGAAAACGTTTCTACTGGCGCATCACAGGACATCAAACAGGCGACCACAATCGCTCGTAACATGGTGACCCAATGGGGCTTCTCAGAAAAACTGGGTCCATTGCTGTATGCGGAAGAAGAAGGTGAAGTATTCTTGGGCCGTTCTGTTTCTAAGACAAAACACATGTCTGACGAAACTGCACGCATCATCGACCAAGAAGTGAAAGCATTGATTGAACGTAACTATGCGCGCACGCGCCAGTTGCTGGAAGACAATATGGATATCATGCATGCGATGAAAGATGCATTGATGAAATATGAAACTATCGATGCTCCACAGGTTGATGATTTGATGGCTCGCCGCGAAGTTCGTCCACCGGCTGGTTGGGAAGAAGAGCAAAATAACCGTTCAGACAACGGTGGCGCTCCCCAAGCTCCAGTGAACAAGCCTGCGGAAGAGCAGCTGAATACGCCATCTTCTGATGACAACATCACGACTGGCAATACCGGCGAGAAGTAA
- the pmrA gene encoding two-component system response regulator PmrA has protein sequence MKILIVEDDELIQQGLAKALANESYACDCAATAAQAKSLVQVGQYSLIILDLGLPDQDGASLLRQWRRSGVDIPVLILTARDAIEDRVGGLDAGADDYLVKPFALVELQARVRALIRRFQGHSDNLLQVENIVLNLSTQQVTFEGQQIELTPKEFALLSRLMMRAGQTVNREILQQDLYSWQDDLSSNTLEVHIHNLRRKLGKERIKTVRSVGYRLESQL, from the coding sequence ATGAAAATACTGATTGTTGAAGATGATGAACTCATCCAGCAGGGGCTTGCAAAAGCCCTCGCTAACGAAAGTTACGCCTGTGATTGTGCCGCTACGGCGGCGCAAGCTAAAAGTTTGGTGCAAGTTGGGCAATATAGCTTAATCATTCTTGATCTTGGATTGCCCGATCAAGACGGCGCATCGCTGCTCCGCCAATGGCGACGCAGCGGCGTTGACATACCGGTTCTCATACTCACCGCACGCGATGCAATTGAAGATCGCGTTGGTGGTTTAGACGCCGGCGCAGATGACTATCTGGTAAAACCTTTCGCTCTGGTTGAGCTTCAGGCCCGTGTTCGCGCACTAATTCGTCGTTTTCAGGGCCATAGCGATAATCTGCTGCAGGTTGAGAACATTGTTCTCAACCTTTCAACCCAGCAGGTGACTTTCGAAGGCCAGCAAATTGAGCTCACACCGAAAGAGTTTGCCCTATTATCTCGCCTGATGATGCGCGCTGGCCAAACGGTCAATCGCGAGATCTTGCAGCAGGATCTTTATTCTTGGCAGGACGATTTAAGTTCTAACACGCTAGAAGTCCATATTCACAATCTTCGTCGCAAACTGGGTAAAGAACGCATTAAAACAGTGCGCAGCGTGGGCTATCGGTTGGAAAGCCAATTATGA
- a CDS encoding DMT family transporter: MESNQNVKVGICLALTTAVFWGALPIAMKQVLQVMEPYTIVWYRFLIASVGLFFILYSRKQLPPMRVFKHRRWLVLLIIATCGLLGNFVLFSSSLQYLSPTASQVIGQLSPVGMMFASVLILKEKMRITQVIGACVLISGLLLFFNVSLKEIFTQLTAYTLGVILGVGAATVWVSYGVAQKVLLRRLASQQILWLLYTLCAICLFPLAKPAVIFQLDGWQLACLIFCGANTLIGYGALAEAMARWQAAQVSAVVTLTPLFTLMFSDLLALVWPDMFLPPSLNAVGYIGALVVVAGAMFSAVGHRWWPRRAEQN; the protein is encoded by the coding sequence ATGGAAAGCAATCAGAACGTCAAAGTGGGCATATGTCTTGCTCTCACTACGGCGGTTTTCTGGGGCGCATTGCCAATCGCAATGAAGCAGGTTTTACAGGTGATGGAACCTTACACCATTGTCTGGTATCGCTTTTTAATCGCTTCAGTTGGATTGTTTTTCATTCTTTACTCACGTAAGCAACTGCCGCCGATGCGTGTTTTTAAGCATCGACGCTGGCTGGTTCTGCTCATTATTGCGACCTGCGGCTTACTGGGTAACTTCGTTCTGTTCAGCAGTTCGTTGCAGTATTTAAGTCCTACGGCATCACAGGTCATAGGCCAGCTATCTCCCGTTGGGATGATGTTTGCCAGTGTCCTGATTTTGAAAGAAAAGATGCGCATTACTCAGGTAATCGGCGCATGTGTGTTGATTAGCGGGCTGCTGTTATTTTTTAACGTCAGCCTGAAAGAAATCTTTACCCAACTCACGGCCTATACGCTGGGCGTTATTCTCGGCGTCGGCGCTGCGACCGTTTGGGTAAGCTATGGTGTCGCTCAGAAAGTGCTGTTACGGCGATTAGCTTCACAACAGATCCTTTGGCTGTTGTACACTTTATGTGCGATATGTTTATTTCCGTTGGCGAAGCCAGCGGTTATTTTTCAGCTGGATGGCTGGCAGTTAGCCTGCCTCATATTTTGTGGTGCCAACACGTTGATTGGTTATGGCGCGCTAGCAGAAGCTATGGCGCGCTGGCAGGCAGCTCAGGTCAGTGCGGTGGTGACGTTAACCCCGCTGTTTACCCTGATGTTCTCTGACTTGTTAGCTTTGGTATGGCCAGATATGTTCCTTCCTCCTTCGTTAAATGCGGTGGGGTACATCGGAGCACTTGTGGTGGTAGCCGGAGCAATGTTTTCCGCGGTGGGTCACCGTTGGTGGCCGCGTCGGGCCGAACAAAACTAG
- the yhbY gene encoding ribosome assembly RNA-binding protein YhbY produces MNLNNKQKQHLKSLAHPLKPVVQLGNNGLTEGVLAEIEQALTHHELIKVKIAAEERDTKTLIADAIVRETGACQVQLIGNVLVIYRPSQERKISLPR; encoded by the coding sequence ATGAATCTGAATAACAAGCAAAAACAGCACCTAAAAAGCTTGGCCCATCCGCTCAAACCTGTTGTGCAGTTAGGCAACAATGGTTTGACTGAAGGTGTTCTCGCTGAAATTGAACAGGCGCTAACGCATCATGAACTCATCAAGGTGAAAATTGCCGCTGAAGAGCGCGATACCAAAACCTTGATTGCTGACGCCATCGTCCGAGAAACTGGTGCGTGTCAAGTGCAGCTGATCGGTAACGTATTAGTCATTTACCGCCCAAGCCAAGAACGCAAGATCAGTTTACCGCGTTAA
- a CDS encoding helix-turn-helix domain-containing protein: MAESQCLEDWHHADIIAALHKRNITLSGLSRASGLSSTTLSNALTRPWPKGELIIAHALGIHPSEIWPSRYFDISTHQLIDRQRLMRQRKPKKIKPPAIKAGG; this comes from the coding sequence ATGGCAGAGAGTCAATGCCTAGAAGATTGGCATCATGCAGATATTATTGCTGCATTGCATAAAAGAAATATTACGCTCAGTGGGTTATCAAGAGCCTCAGGGCTCTCAAGTACAACGTTATCGAACGCCTTGACTCGCCCTTGGCCAAAAGGCGAATTAATTATTGCTCACGCCCTAGGCATACACCCTTCTGAAATATGGCCAAGTCGCTATTTTGATATCAGTACGCATCAACTTATTGATAGACAGCGACTCATGCGCCAACGCAAGCCAAAAAAAATAAAACCGCCAGCAATAAAGGCCGGCGGTTAA